Within bacterium, the genomic segment AGCCGAGGAATGGGAAAAGGCAATTTTGTCTTTAGAGGAAAGCCTTAGCGAAACAAAAACCAAGACATTCTCAGCCAATGTCTTAAGCAAGAAGCAGGATGAGTTTCTAAAGATTAACCAAAAGCTACAGGAGGAATTTAAAGAAACCGAGGAATTCCTGAAAGAAAAGAAATTACCCGATAAAATCCTTCAAAGACACTATGACTTTGTTAAGCAATACAATGAGAATTACAAAAGGCTAAAGGAAAATCTTGATTCCTCAATAAAGACAAAGGATACAAGGGTATTAAGGGAATTCCTAGAAAAAGCCCAATACAAAGAGAAGCCAAGACCACTTGACCCCAATAAGCTACCCCATAGATTAGCAGAACCAATATTCAAGAAGCCAAAGGTAAAGATAGAAGAATTCAAAAAAGGCATAAGATTAGCCCAGACAACAAATCAACCAACCCCTTCTGATTTAGCAGAAACTATAGAAGTACAGTTTAGCCCAGAAATAAAGGCAAAGGCAAAGGAACTGGGATATAATCCCGTAAAAATCTATAACTGGGTAAGAAACAATATTGAGTTTATCCCTACCTATGGCTCTATTCAAGGTGCCGATATGTGCCTTCAAACAAAACAGGGTAATGCCTTTGATATAGCCTCCCTTCTTATTGCTTTAATTAGGGTTTCAAATATCCCAGCCAGGTATGTCTATGGAACCATTGGAATTCCCATAGAAAAGGTGATGAATTGGGTGGGAGGATTTACCGATCCTAATTCAGCATTAAACCTTATTGCCTCGGGAGGAATACCCGTTATAGGAATAACCTCGGGCGGAAAGATAAAAATGGCAAGAATGGAACATATCTGGGTTGAGGCGTATCTGCCTTATGGAAACTATAGAGGAACAAGACAAGATGATAGCATAAAAACATGGATACCCCTAGATGGAAGCTTTAAGCAATACACATACAAAGAGCCGATTGATTTCCCTCAAGCAATAGGGTTCAATATCCAAGAATTTATCAATGAGGTTCAATCAGCAAGTAGTATAACTGATTCATCTGTATCCAATGTCCCTCAAGATTTAATTTTCCAGAGATTTAAAGAGTATGTGGAAAGTGTTCATCAATATTATGATACATACCTTCAAAATAAAACTACGGAAGATGTAATCGGAGTAAAAAGGGTTGTAGTTAAAGAATATCCATATTTAGCAGGAAGCCCTCCCTATAAGATTGTAGCAATAGGAAGCAGGTATTCTCAGCTTCCTTCGTCTTTCCAATGGCAAATTAACTTCAAGGTATTCAGTAATGGCTATTCCTCAAATCCCGATTTTTCATATACCGCACCTACACCATTTTTAAAGGAAAAAAGCATTACCTTAAGTTATAGCCCATCAACCCCAAATGATGAATCTTTGATTAAAACCTATGAATATATAGAAAAAGTTCCTCCCTATCTTTTAAACCTAACCCCCAAGCTAATAATTGAGGGGAATGTTGTAGCAACAGGCATTCCGGTTGGTTCAGGCAAAGATATTGATTTTATTATGACATTTACCTCTCCCTCTGGGATGCAAGATGTAGTATCCAACAAAGAAACTGCGGGAGCTTACCTTGGAATAGGATTAGACCTTAACTGGATGTCAAAATCATTGATTGATAAAAAGATAGCCAACTTAAATCAAATTTTCCAATTACCCACCCCAAGCCCTGCTCAAAAGATTCAA encodes:
- a CDS encoding transglutaminase-like domain-containing protein; protein product: AEEWEKAILSLEESLSETKTKTFSANVLSKKQDEFLKINQKLQEEFKETEEFLKEKKLPDKILQRHYDFVKQYNENYKRLKENLDSSIKTKDTRVLREFLEKAQYKEKPRPLDPNKLPHRLAEPIFKKPKVKIEEFKKGIRLAQTTNQPTPSDLAETIEVQFSPEIKAKAKELGYNPVKIYNWVRNNIEFIPTYGSIQGADMCLQTKQGNAFDIASLLIALIRVSNIPARYVYGTIGIPIEKVMNWVGGFTDPNSALNLIASGGIPVIGITSGGKIKMARMEHIWVEAYLPYGNYRGTRQDDSIKTWIPLDGSFKQYTYKEPIDFPQAIGFNIQEFINEVQSASSITDSSVSNVPQDLIFQRFKEYVESVHQYYDTYLQNKTTEDVIGVKRVVVKEYPYLAGSPPYKIVAIGSRYSQLPSSFQWQINFKVFSNGYSSNPDFSYTAPTPFLKEKSITLSYSPSTPNDESLIKTYEYIEKVPPYLLNLTPKLIIEGNVVATGIPVGSGKDIDFIMTFTSPSGMQDVVSNKETAGAYLGIGLDLNWMSKSLIDKKIANLNQIFQLPTPSPAQKIQESLNLLASLYFAELDTINSMKARFAKVVNLKHPSAGIVGEDLKIGYLWGIPHTLSFAGLFIDIDRDVYSTIAKDGDKNKAIAFTINSGYDGSSLEHSLCTQIYNLPAVSAVKIHQLSNERGIPIYKLDKTNLSSILPLLQISSEAKADIANAVSGGKIAYVPQRNIQYYNWSGTAYIVIDPDTGAGGYIISGGLAGGSIALLLDCLEALIQLVDLIPLPMVPKIISIVADFLAFFATLHDIFQASAPQLNKGPAAVFAVTSLIAGLIPVLFLPGAPIVTVYVAIMEAVLYVSIFYLLEGKLPVIQEDPLKACWELLKK